In the Zingiber officinale cultivar Zhangliang chromosome 5A, Zo_v1.1, whole genome shotgun sequence genome, tttcaTTTCTCCCGAAAAACCCATCTGCCCTTCCCCTCTCCCTCGTGACGGCGATTTCCTGCTCTCGGGCGAAAAAGGCGACGGAGCTAGGGTTtttcggcggccggcgaagggggATCCCGTGAGCTCTTCTCCGATTAGGGGTCTCTCGTCGAAGAGGACACGCGGGCGTGAAGGAGAAGCCGAGATCTTcatctctccgaaaccctaggatctcttctcggttgtaagtgcgagaacaaggggtaagtactactcacctgtggtaggagttgctccgagcttcggtttgtttccttgctttctcTGTTTTCGGATCATACTGTACAGATCGCCCAGTTCATGTTTGCTGCTGTGAGGTTCAAAGAAGGATATGAATGGTTTTAAAAAGCCCCTGTCGTGAGTTCATTAAGGATACAAGAGGGGAATGGTTTAGGGTTTGATATGTAGCTGTCTTGTGCTATTAGTTCCCTTATACCGTGTAGATTATAACATGTTTTGCCATAGTttttctgttatagcatgcatgtcctgaatATAGTCCTGTACATGTGCAGATTTATATTTCATATATATCATTGGAACAAGCGTTATAAAGGTTTTAATTACAGcaagtattagttttgtttgtgtTATTTGCTGGATATGAATAAGCATGTATACATAGTAAATGCAGAACTTAGTTTGAGTTCCTTTCATTACCATTTAGTATTTCCTGATAAAGCATGATTAAAGAGATTAGTTAGCTTCTATATAATCCTGTTATAGCATGATTAAAGAGTTTAGCTAGTTGCTATATATTTATGTTGTAACAGGTTTAGAGCTTAAAGAAATATGTTTGGGCGAGTCATGATTCTAGTTTGGATACTTTGTTCTTGTAAAGTTCCAATGCCTACATAATCTAGTAGCAAAATTTCCATAAATTGACACCTGTATAGTTAAGGTATCTTGCACATACTTGGCTGTAGATAGGAATGGATAACTATGCTTACACATCACCATCTATACAAATCACCATACTAGAATTAAGCCATGTTATATGTGTGGTCACTACGATgaatagcattttccttgctactcaaagggcaagaacatccctttatttagttagaatgagtttagtattttccttgctactcaaaaaaatTGCAAGAACATCCTTTATTTAaagcatgtagtgttagtttcttggtttccttgaacatgaacagctattaagtttatcttgtagtttgatttgcttgctttatttttatagcatgctcagtgatccggcggttagaacacgggaccccatagcgagaggtcaacgccacgtggaagtcaaagggccaggtggtccatcggagaagggtgagccgaccggactcatgagagaagggcagaccgaccggccgaccggagaaggatgagtcggcctcccgaccggccgaccgatgaACATCCGATAATAAAAAGACGCCCTGatagggatcggggttccgacgctcgattgaacagtaacgaagggccgagcagACGTCATGATCGTCCAAAGGCAatgtaacatactgctagtagtCCCTACATAACATCTTACCGAAAATCTCCCCAGCATGCCGATGGAGAGAGAAGGTCGGATGTGAAGTAAGTGCCGTCCGGCCAGGCGTAAGAAGAAtgccagccggacggacgccccgtcccGCCGGCAGGCCGGACGCCCCGTCCCGCCGGCCGGAGggacgccccggcctgtggtcggtagaggaggaccagaacatcttatgacagctgtcaagtcctatggctaggccatactccaagtttGACAACGAGgtattctgttgtcccatcgaagacgtactTGGACTGTaacagtatggcgtcaggtaagctttctgacagacacataccgatgtatgggctgcggacacgtatgcgcctcggtggacgtgcaggagctctttcaccgctctatataaagagccttatacttcgccggaggtacaggtgggacacctttggagccactttttttactacttgcttgcctgacttgagcatcagagggtcgccgccgggaaccccttcccgacccgacttctgtgcaggttcgccggaggttcgtgcaaccagtcgaagacccacgtcagcaaccggagagcgccacgtgcccagcgtctgttggttcagcattcggacaggatcactcagttagttgcaattctctacttgttagatacacttgCAGTATTCGAATAACTTGAGCaatattgaattataatttagttactagtttcttgttttgatacatatacatatatgtgctagttagcttttaatagatctttaatctgaagcatatagttagttgtttttgctattttaataagatgaatagccatgtattttagtggaataattatgtgtcctattaaaccttttgatgattatgggtaactacaagtaagaaaaagatcAAGGTCTagctagttagaaaagataacaagtaaattaaaataagaggctagtacccgacttccgaggttgtcgttaaacaaatccaggtgaccaattctgaggtcttggccctggtaagaccgaggtctttaccctcataggactggaggctcgctaccttagtctctattagagagcgcgcatgagatggtactaagcttgggcccaagaaagaaaagaagaaagttaagaattaatttcaagtataaagctataaagtaaatgaaacaagtatcacctaagTTTAGAACTAGccaagtttagctcttttaattctaagcataccgtattagttttcatttgctttccttatgagtttattgagcatgattagctttatttccaacATGCAGATTTatgcttgtatatcatgagtatgcagatttattcttatatcatgagtatgcagtttattttagtgctttgctattagatgagcatgagtagcttttctttttagcatttcagttttagcatccttgtatcttatgcactttcgagtttttgtgagatagtttagtacttactaagcatttcgcttatagatttattttttcctcctaccgcagataaaggaaaagctaaagtataaagaggaaagcgacaaggaggatgcgtgatggatggtgtgtgatgccaggacaaTGGAGAGATCTGGGAAGCTATGAGTTTCATGTTTAGTGATTGAGAAATAGATGAGTTGTACTTCATGGTTGATGTCATTGAGACTGTATTTTATATTCTATGTTTCTATTGAGTTTAATCGTGTTTTAgtttgcatgctgtgatgagtatctatgtaataagtagatattatagtttttgacacttattaaactgcatgggtgattgatacatgttccagccgcctgtggctgaagtatatatgAATGTATCtctgtttatggtcaccggtagagtggagactctgccgaaatttttcggtagggattcctcgtggtttcgatcacaccggttaagtagagttaatagttaagtaacggtcaccttagagagtagtagagttgtaagaagggtgatcgttacaCCGTTGCACCTACAGAAATGACCAAAGGATGGTGAACATGTATGGTCATTAGAAATTAAAGAGTTCTATAATATACGTCTGTTTGATCAGTCCATGTGGATCATGTAACAACCCCCCTTTCTtaccactactctctaagggagattgttacctaactataacttccctcctagtggcactgactctataattagagtcaggtagattttatcacagttcagagggattcccaccgaaaaattcgacagagtctcccctgtaccggtgaccaaatccacaatacataaaagatatacacagccacatgcggctggatcacaatattcttcacaaccacgcattaataaatcatattctaatcaaaaactaaactagcaataagaattaaactcaaaactctcagaacaaagcataacaagctacaatgcacttcaaactcaagcataaactcatggtttcataatggaaataaggaaaatgaactagacataaactctaaatgaataaatcttgctagtcccctctggatccctccatagttcagccaccacacacatccatcatcaccaccaccctgtcgcctcccttcatatcttagcttttcctttatctgcagtaggaggaaagaaaacaagatctataagcgaaaacgcttagtaagtactaatctatctcacaaaactcgaaatgcataaatgaaatgcataagtactgaaactgaaatactaaaactatctgcatatgctcatggtatacagaaaatgaactagatacaaatcatactcagtatcaagcagaataacaagaaactaactatgtaaacttagaattaaagaaactaaccattcttatttattctaagcatgtaacttgtttcatttcttatatccttgtgttagaaattaaccttttaattcctatcttttactcacttcttctttctttctttcttaacttttcttttctttggttttcttttctttggggcccaggcttagtaccatctcatgcgcgttccctaataggttggggttgcgagccaccaatcctaaaagagcagacctcggtctaccagggccaagacctcggaaatggtcacctggatttgtttaacgacaagctcttggatgtcgggtactagcctcttgcttgacttacttgttatctttcttattatcttttattaaagattgtgggagtcccttaaatatacttaacaagtatgggtgtataatcaactaaccatgctatataacagaataaaacaagtaacttaaagcttactgatcatgctataagctaaactaaagaaagcaatttaaagcctttgaatcatacggtgaaaacatggcaaaggatgctattttagtgcttctaaacatgctgtaaaatcaagtatggaatgattctaatcatgctataaataaagcaaaagaaagctaattcaaacttgctaatcatgctataaaatagagcaaaagaaagctaattcggacttactaaacatgctataaaatagaacaaaagaaagctaacttggacttactaaacatgctataaaatagagcaaaagaagacTAATatgatcttactaatcatgctaccaaatagagcaaaagaaaactaatttgatcttgccttGATGCATACCAGAAGCAATACTTGAAGCAATTACCAGAAGGAATAGATTGCtattaaaataaaacatatgtcatgcttaaagaattctgCACTTAATGAACAACAAACAACAGTGCTAAATGTATTGTTCCCTTCTAACTATCTACTGCAATTACCAAAAACAGACCCAATCCGTAAGCTCCAGATGGCTTGGTTCATGCCCGCAGAAATGCAAATGGCAtggggctgttctaagctccaaatgaagCTGTTCATATCcctatttttgcaaaatttcaaGTTGAACTTGCTGCCCATTTGAGGTACACGGCAGCTACATCAAACCAACACCGCCCAATCTAAGCATCATGCTCACAAACAAAGAGAAGCAACTAAATCTCGGAACCACTCTAGGGTTTCCAACAACCTCCAGAAAACAGGGAACAAAACCGAAACAAGCAACTCATGGCAGCAAAAATATGCAGGTTAATCCGAATAAAAAAGGAAACTAAACCCTAAATCAAACCTGTCCTTCATGCCTAAACTGAACtaactcttctcttcttcctttaggGTTCACGACAGCAAACCGAAAACTAAACTTCTTCACGGCAAAattcaagaaaacaaggaaacaaaaccgaaagatcggagcaactcctaccacaggtgagtagtacttacccttgattgcttggacttacaaccgagagggaGGGGTGGCTAGGGTTCGGCGAGAAGCTCACGGTCTTAGAGTTCTCCTTGTGTCCGCGCGTCTTCCTTGCCGAGGGGAGCTCGGATCTGTGAAGAACCCGTGGAGAAgggtgctcgtcggccgccggagtgaagccctaagttcggcttcgtcttcgcacCAAGTAGCGCcgacgccgtcgcacgcgagaacgagaggaagaaaggatttcgggagaaaaagaagaataaaaataaatccCATTTCACTTAACCTTTTATAGCTAGGTCTAATTTTGGGTTCCCATTATACTATACCTTAAACCTATTTctcctcatacttggttaacaaagcgtgcgcagcccagttggtttgctgtgtccggttgggtttggttcggccggaggtcatgggttcgagcttcggttttgacaaatttttgtcaaaatttctttctttttgtaaacatactaaacgacctccaaaaattacgtaaaaatactctaaaaatttctaaaaatctctagaatattttaaaagcatttccgaatatttttatggacttttaggacttaaatagggaaaattgggtcgttacagatcagtcgactgatgttttcatcagtcgactggtatcgagccattggcctgtaacggtcgaatttcacttaAGATCGGTCGGCTAGtgtttttaccagtcgactggtagcgggaaaataacttggtgttttcctcccgagctctatttaattgAGCTTGGGGTGCTTCGGGAAGGTTAACGAAATAGACGTGGTTAacctctattagtagtcttctaAGTGCCCTAGCATCCCAAGCATGCTTCTgtgagttgtggtgagatttctccacccacaagaaggTACGTGAGCTAACCGGAGATTTTCCGGAGAGTCATTGACCGACGGATCGAGCTCGTCTACTTTACGGATAGCCATagagtaggagttttatctctaaaccacgttaaatcaacgtgtcaTTGAGTTTGtctttctatttgttagtttgttttgtatTCCACTATACattaacattataggaagcggaCGTTTTAAGTGATCgattattcatcccctctagctgACTATCAACATCCCAACAAATGGTGTTAATATTGTTTTTTGCCTCAAGTTTCCGCTGCAAGCTCTCACAATCCTAACAATAGAGAGGATATTTTGAAaggttcaaatgcatgttttCCATTTTTTTCCCCCTATAACATGTATCTCCTCATTTGATTTCCAATATAATTTAACttcgtaaaaaaaataataaaatgtagATTAATCCCGAATTGAGCTAGTCGAATCATTGGCGTGTTATGTAAATTTACAATTGAATAAGAAGCACAATGGTGAATGAATCTTCCCAAGAGTAAAACATATAAAGGAAAGGAAGCGGGTGGATGAAATAACTTCTATGTCCAAGTTCTTTATATAGTATATGATTCCTATGTACGGCCACCCCTGAAGTAAACACATTTGGATGTGATATATAATCCCATTTTATCGACTTTTCAAATCTAATGTCATTTCTTTAAATCAGTACCTAAAATATAAGATCTTATAAAATGTGTAAGGTGTcaacataaaaatatatatatataaatatgtattatatatgtcgtatatatttagaaaataaaGAACCAAAATATTATAGtcaaactttttcttttcttttcttttcttgtatacaAGCAATAAAGAAATCTATTGAAGAGAAGTTTTCACGAGCTTAGTTAATATTCATTAATAAGTTGATCATTTTATAGTTTAAACtatatattttaaatctcaaATAAATATAAACAACATTTTATGAGCTTATATCAAACTTGTTCATCAGCTCCATTTACATTTCAACGgaggaggaaaaggaaaacaagaagATTTCCTTAGAAAATGACAATTCAATTCCCTAATTAATGACCATTTAAAATTGTCAATAATCATAGTCTTTATTTCATAGATAATAGAACTTGAAGTGAAACAATTAATCTAGGTAAATGAAATAGGATAAACGGGCTGTTTATTGGGATAGAATAAGCCAAAGTTTCGCTCAGTTTCCTCCCCATTCTTCTGGTCCTCATTAAACATGGCAAATATATAGGCCTCGATCCCACTTCCAGGCCTCCTCGGCGTGCCCTGGCTCACATGTCCGATCAAATTCTGGTTATAAGTTCTGGCATTGTCGACGGATGCAGCAAAGCCCCCCGCCGACGGCCACCCGCTCTCTGACACGACGATCCTCACGTTCGATCCCCCAACCTTCTCTAGCGCCGCGTAGGCGGCGTCCACCATCGCGTCGAAGAGGTTTTGGTAGTCGAACGGGCCGTCATGCACCACCGGACTATTGGACGTAAACAAGGCGTAGTCGAGTGAGATCTGAGCACTGTTGCCCTTGTAGGCGAAGTACGGGTACACGTTGAAGAGTAACGGAGCCTCGTTTGAGGCCAAGAACTGCACTATCGAACCCATTGAGTCCGACGCAAACGCACCCGCAGACGGAGGGTACGACTGGCCGAGGGCGTTCCCAGAGACGGCGGTGGAGACCTTGATTTGGCTCTGGAGCCCGGCGGCGTTGATAGCGCCTTGGATGTTTTGCATGGCCGGGAGGATGAACTGGGCCAAGTCAGGGTGCTCAGGGATGAGCTCGTTGCCGACGGCAATGTAGCGGAAGGAGACGCCGGAGAAGGCGACGATGTTGTTCTGGACCCAATCGTGGGCGGCGGAGGGGTCGGAGGCGATGGACTGGAGGTTTTCTCTGGGGACATCGAGGATGAGTTGAATGTTGGATCCGGAGAGGGCTTGGAGGATGTTCTGATCGGGCCAATAGATGCGCATGCTGGCGATGTTGTTTGAGAGGTAGAGGGCGACAGCGTCAGATGGCGAGGGGAGATTATCGCCGAGCCGACCGTGGCAGATGCCAATACCATGCACACCTGCAAAAACCACATCCCACCGGCCGGAATTCTCAGGTTATAATTATATtccttgtatatatatataaccaagaggaaaaagagaaagagaaagatagATCGATCGTACGGTTTAGAACAGTGACCAGAAAGATTAACGTAATGGCGTAAAAACACAACTCAGCCATGATGATCGAGAGGCTGAATTGCTGTGGTGAAATATGTCGAAGTGCAACAATAATATATAGAGGCTGGGGCGTGGAAATTGGGGTGACTTTGTGGCCTAATCTATTTCTActcaaaattttagttaattaggAGTGGGAATTAATTAGACATGTGAGAAAGGTCAACCTCGTCAATTGATAAattgggtggtggtggtggtggtggtggaggaggTCAAATTGATAGagatctctctatatatatatatacacaacggAGCATCACGAGTGCATGCCAACGGACAAAATGGTCAAAACTTAAACCACCATTCTCCCTGGCGTAGGTCTCAAGTCCTCTGTATTTCGTATAGAATGGGCACTTGTATATACACACACAGCGGAGCATCACGAGTGCATGCCAACGGACAACAACATGTTAATGGTCAAACTTAAACCACCATTCTCCCTGGCGTAGGTCTCAAGTCCTCTGTATCTCGTATAGAATGGGCACTTGCTTTCCTCTCTTCTGATACGGTACCTTGGTCAAATCTTGAAGTGGCGCCTTAACATGGAAAGTGTAGGCAACTTAATTATAAGGATCATATTATTAATATGATGATTATCAATGCAATCAATCTTGGATCAATCAATCTCGAGTTGAATTGAGTTGTATTTAGAAGTTTAATGAATATGTTAGTTCGTCAAGTGAAAAATGTAAAGTagatcaaagttgaccggatacttgatggtTTGAAGTGCAATAAATAGTTGACATGAAATgagaagttcaagtaggtcacgGTTGGCTAGACACTTAACAGTCGGAACTCCAATAGGGAGTTAACATAAGATgagaagtctaagtgagtcacgGTTGACAAACACTTGACATgcaaaggaaaatctaggtaggtcACGCATGATCGAACAATTAACATGAGAAGTGAAGTCCAAGTGGGACACgaaggaccagacacttgacatGGAAAATGAAATCTAAGTCAGTCAAGATTTATCAGACACTTGA is a window encoding:
- the LOC121983131 gene encoding glucan endo-1,3-beta-glucosidase-like translates to MAELCFYAITLIFLVTVLNRVHGIGICHGRLGDNLPSPSDAVALYLSNNIASMRIYWPDQNILQALSGSNIQLILDVPRENLQSIASDPSAAHDWVQNNIVAFSGVSFRYIAVGNELIPEHPDLAQFILPAMQNIQGAINAAGLQSQIKVSTAVSGNALGQSYPPSAGAFASDSMGSIVQFLASNEAPLLFNVYPYFAYKGNSAQISLDYALFTSNSPVVHDGPFDYQNLFDAMVDAAYAALEKVGGSNVRIVVSESGWPSAGGFAASVDNARTYNQNLIGHVSQGTPRRPGSGIEAYIFAMFNEDQKNGEETERNFGLFYPNKQPVYPISFT